A part of Candidatus Methylomirabilota bacterium genomic DNA contains:
- a CDS encoding extracellular solute-binding protein: MAQPAPPKASRRDFLKLAAGAATVATGPFISRHAQAKPTTITFARESSYVKNFDEHFQKVLIPAYQKSTGIKIEYQIQAAGGGAVPQLVSMVENKSGADLAWVQQEWLYRDALVDVSDIADAVGKEQGGWYDEIKALSVDNGKWKSVPQANIGQVMVYRKDWFDEAGIKKFPDTWDEFLEAGIKLKAKGHPFGMSMGHGFADNYSWLYPLLWSYGVTVMDKTGKKVALDSSETAKAVDFVRRLYKEACIEDCVGWLDPHNNKAFLTSQISCTNNAYSIMVSAKRDLPEMGKVIDHALNPKGPTGQRYHSLVPVTHGVFAYGPDPQAAKDFLRWIMDPKQYRPWISSGDMYFAPYLHAFDKFPDWDIEPRVKPFQKVLETGKLTSWPAPANRAHGAVVNRWVVIDMFSKACTGAPTKSVIAEAVGQLKQIYGVA, from the coding sequence ATGGCACAACCCGCACCGCCGAAGGCGTCCCGCCGTGACTTCCTGAAGCTTGCCGCCGGGGCCGCCACCGTGGCGACCGGACCGTTCATCTCCCGCCACGCCCAGGCCAAGCCGACGACCATCACGTTCGCGCGCGAGAGCTCGTACGTGAAGAACTTCGACGAGCACTTCCAGAAGGTGCTGATCCCGGCCTATCAGAAGTCCACCGGCATCAAGATCGAGTACCAGATCCAGGCCGCCGGCGGCGGCGCGGTGCCGCAGCTGGTCTCGATGGTCGAGAACAAGTCCGGTGCGGACCTGGCCTGGGTGCAGCAGGAGTGGCTCTACCGCGACGCGCTGGTGGACGTCAGCGACATCGCCGACGCGGTGGGCAAGGAGCAGGGGGGCTGGTACGACGAGATCAAGGCCCTGTCCGTCGACAACGGCAAGTGGAAGTCGGTGCCGCAGGCCAACATCGGCCAGGTGATGGTCTACCGCAAGGACTGGTTCGACGAGGCCGGGATCAAGAAGTTCCCCGACACCTGGGACGAGTTCCTCGAGGCCGGCATCAAGCTCAAGGCGAAGGGGCATCCCTTCGGCATGTCGATGGGCCACGGCTTCGCCGACAACTACTCGTGGCTCTACCCGCTGCTGTGGTCCTACGGCGTGACGGTCATGGACAAGACCGGCAAGAAGGTCGCGCTCGACAGCAGCGAGACCGCGAAGGCGGTCGACTTCGTGCGTCGGCTCTACAAGGAAGCCTGCATCGAGGACTGCGTGGGCTGGCTCGACCCGCACAACAACAAGGCCTTCCTCACCAGCCAGATCTCGTGCACCAACAACGCCTACTCCATCATGGTGTCGGCCAAGCGCGACCTGCCCGAGATGGGCAAGGTGATCGACCACGCGCTCAATCCCAAGGGCCCGACCGGGCAGCGCTATCACTCGCTGGTGCCGGTGACCCACGGCGTGTTCGCCTACGGGCCGGACCCGCAGGCGGCCAAGGATTTCCTGCGCTGGATCATGGATCCCAAGCAGTACCGCCCGTGGATCTCCTCGGGCGACATGTACTTCGCCCCATACCTGCACGCGTTCGACAAGTTCCCGGACTGGGACATCGAGCCCCGCGTGAAGCCGTTCCAGAAGGTGCTGGAGACCGGCAAGCTCACCTCGTGGCCGGCGCCGGCCAATCGGGCCCACGGCGCGGTGGTCAACCGCTGGGTGGTGATCGACATGTTCTCCAAGGCGTGCACCGGCGCGCCGACCAAGTCGGTCATCGCGGAGGCGGTCGGACAGCTCAAGCAGATCTACGGAGTGGCATGA
- a CDS encoding DUF1003 domain-containing protein → MRTDRGPTRATVARNVEQIARLEAGQVQARSVSERVAGLVTRSAGTAACAIFHAVWFAAWILVNTGFVRRIRPFDPFPFSLLTTIVSLEAIFLSIWILISQNQMARQADRREHLDLQINLLAEQESTATLRLVQRLAEHFRLEPDTPDHALTTDTDIEHVAGMVDEALPDPGVSSPMPPPPIRS, encoded by the coding sequence ATGCGCACGGACCGCGGCCCGACGCGGGCGACGGTCGCCCGGAATGTCGAGCAGATCGCCCGGCTCGAAGCCGGGCAGGTCCAGGCCCGATCGGTGTCGGAGCGGGTGGCCGGACTGGTCACCCGCTCCGCCGGGACCGCGGCCTGCGCCATATTCCACGCGGTCTGGTTCGCCGCGTGGATTCTCGTCAATACCGGCTTCGTCCGTCGGATCCGCCCGTTCGATCCGTTCCCGTTCAGCCTGCTCACCACCATCGTGTCTTTGGAGGCGATCTTCCTGTCGATCTGGATCCTGATCAGCCAGAATCAGATGGCACGGCAGGCCGACCGGCGCGAGCACCTGGATCTGCAGATCAACCTGCTGGCCGAGCAGGAATCGACCGCGACGCTCCGGCTCGTGCAGCGCCTCGCCGAGCACTTCCGCCTGGAGCCGGACACGCCGGATCACGCCTTGACGACCGACACCGACATCGAGCACGTGGCCGGCATGGTGGACGAGGCGCTCCCGGACCCGGGCGTGTCGTCGCCGATGCCGCCTCCCCCGATCCGCTCCTGA
- a CDS encoding cytochrome B6, whose product MRRGRVAMVAALLLIGGVVLGVWSQPSRGQTPPRQPADAVHDAQTPRPAGATRPELRQTDHDRSGVFAPDAAPPSSTALPAQPDGGRALGFDFARDPLNAKKPMQTFDETMKEDVAAKPGVMDTQRQLLQSRYDLTPRLDPAARMSRGKPLAVGPTARLGGGLTWDRLASMKPDEIRSRKVFPYPALPHPKHATGGMVFPPMQIAMFPRLERFDVDFDLPEAFLPEFPPAIFLQSRPELGDVSRGEVVSINNFHRLFKDLITPVQLDGLRMLVTPFPQEEFNATDDRKSAAPSLGVTCLDCHINGHTTGQFHLNPDDRPQARRFRLDTVSLRGLYNQQIHGSKRSLRSVEDFTEFEQRTAYFNGDPIHAVKKGMNILDRIPVSHMAQMQNMFDFPPAPKLDPMGRLDPGQATDAEKRGEKLFFGKAQCGTCHPAPTYLDQQMHDLKVERFVDEAPLGPIKTFTLRGIKDSPPYLHDGRLLTLEDTVEFFNLVLGLRLTTQEKADLVAFVRVL is encoded by the coding sequence ATGAGGCGAGGACGCGTGGCGATGGTGGCAGCGTTGTTGCTGATCGGCGGCGTCGTGCTGGGCGTCTGGAGCCAGCCGAGCCGCGGGCAAACTCCGCCTCGGCAGCCGGCGGATGCGGTCCACGACGCTCAGACCCCGCGGCCGGCCGGAGCGACGCGGCCCGAGCTGCGCCAGACCGACCACGATCGGTCCGGTGTCTTCGCCCCCGACGCGGCGCCGCCGTCATCGACCGCACTTCCCGCGCAGCCGGACGGCGGACGCGCCCTCGGCTTCGATTTCGCGCGCGACCCGCTCAACGCCAAGAAGCCGATGCAGACCTTCGACGAGACCATGAAGGAGGACGTCGCGGCCAAGCCGGGCGTCATGGACACGCAACGCCAGCTCCTCCAGAGCCGCTACGACCTCACGCCCCGGCTCGATCCGGCCGCCCGGATGTCGCGGGGCAAGCCGCTGGCGGTGGGGCCGACGGCGCGCCTCGGCGGCGGGCTCACGTGGGACCGCCTGGCCTCGATGAAGCCCGACGAGATCCGCTCGCGCAAAGTGTTCCCGTACCCCGCCCTGCCGCATCCCAAGCACGCGACGGGCGGGATGGTGTTCCCGCCGATGCAGATCGCGATGTTTCCCCGGCTCGAGCGCTTCGACGTCGACTTCGACCTGCCCGAGGCCTTCCTGCCCGAGTTCCCGCCCGCCATCTTCCTGCAGAGCCGGCCCGAGCTGGGCGATGTGTCGCGCGGGGAGGTCGTCTCGATCAACAACTTCCACCGCCTCTTCAAGGACCTGATCACGCCGGTGCAGCTGGACGGCCTGCGCATGCTGGTGACGCCGTTCCCGCAGGAGGAGTTCAACGCCACCGACGATCGCAAGAGCGCGGCGCCCAGCCTGGGCGTCACCTGCCTGGACTGCCACATCAACGGCCACACCACCGGCCAGTTCCATCTCAATCCCGACGACCGGCCCCAGGCGCGGCGCTTCCGGCTCGACACGGTCAGCCTGCGCGGCCTCTACAACCAGCAGATCCACGGATCCAAGCGTAGCCTGCGCTCGGTGGAGGATTTCACCGAGTTCGAGCAGCGCACCGCCTACTTCAACGGTGACCCGATCCACGCGGTGAAGAAGGGCATGAACATCCTGGACCGCATCCCGGTCAGCCACATGGCCCAGATGCAGAACATGTTCGACTTCCCGCCCGCTCCCAAGCTGGATCCGATGGGCCGGCTCGACCCCGGCCAGGCCACCGACGCCGAGAAGCGCGGCGAAAAGCTGTTCTTCGGCAAGGCCCAGTGCGGCACGTGCCATCCCGCGCCGACGTATCTCGACCAGCAGATGCACGACCTCAAGGTGGAGCGGTTCGTGGACGAAGCGCCCCTGGGTCCCATCAAGACGTTCACCCTGCGCGGGATCAAGGACAGCCCGCCCTATCTGCACGACGGCCGGCTGCTCACGCTCGAGGACACGGTCGAGTTCTTCAACCTGGTGCTCGGGCTGCGCCTGACCACGCAGGAGAAGGCCGACCTCGTGGCCTTCGTGCGCGTGCTGTGA
- a CDS encoding sigma-70 family RNA polymerase sigma factor yields MEQPKRLGELLFAKTPEAIPESEWVLLVQAIAGGDQRAFHTLYRWTHRIVFTLIVRITRNRETAEELTVDVFHDVWRRASTYTPGGGSVVGWLMNQARSRAIDRIRFEQRKKRVPGPLADPFDGSEDADPHRTATAREEESLVRDALAELSHDERRAIETAFFSELTYVETASRLNEPIGTVKTRIRSGLAKLRRVLAGKGLR; encoded by the coding sequence ATGGAACAACCGAAGAGGCTCGGCGAGCTGCTGTTCGCCAAGACGCCCGAGGCCATTCCGGAGAGCGAGTGGGTCCTCCTCGTGCAGGCGATCGCCGGAGGCGACCAGCGCGCGTTCCACACGCTCTACCGCTGGACGCACCGGATCGTGTTCACGCTCATCGTGCGGATCACTCGCAATCGAGAGACGGCGGAAGAATTGACCGTCGACGTATTTCATGACGTCTGGCGCCGCGCTTCGACCTACACTCCGGGCGGAGGATCCGTCGTCGGCTGGCTGATGAACCAGGCCCGCTCACGAGCGATCGATCGGATCCGGTTCGAGCAACGGAAGAAGCGAGTTCCCGGTCCGCTCGCCGACCCCTTCGACGGGAGCGAAGACGCGGATCCGCATCGCACCGCGACGGCCCGGGAGGAGGAGAGTCTGGTGCGGGACGCGCTCGCGGAGCTGTCACACGACGAGCGGCGCGCGATCGAAACCGCGTTCTTCTCCGAGCTGACGTACGTCGAGACGGCATCCCGGCTGAACGAGCCGATCGGCACCGTGAAGACGCGAATCCGGTCCGGATTGGCCAAGCTCCGGCGGGTGCTCGCGGGAAAGGGGCTCCGATGA
- a CDS encoding cupin domain-containing protein, translating into MSIQRHDESHEHLVALSLLHALPAEERREAEATIGACPACREDVETLRPVLGALVAWPTDVLRPSPDLWSRLASRIGAAAGDEMAAPAAFGWHEAGPGIFYTVLARDREQQRVSLLVRLSPGAAYPPHSHAGVEELYLLDGELWIDNRKLYPGDYNRAEAGTADQRVWSETGCTCVLLTSSQDVLR; encoded by the coding sequence ATGAGCATCCAGCGCCACGACGAGAGCCACGAGCACCTGGTCGCCCTCTCCCTGCTGCACGCGCTGCCTGCCGAGGAGCGGCGTGAAGCAGAAGCGACCATCGGCGCGTGCCCCGCATGTCGGGAGGACGTGGAGACGCTCCGGCCGGTGCTCGGGGCCCTCGTCGCGTGGCCGACCGACGTGCTACGCCCTTCCCCCGACCTGTGGAGCCGCTTGGCCAGCCGAATCGGGGCGGCCGCGGGCGACGAGATGGCCGCCCCCGCCGCCTTCGGCTGGCACGAGGCCGGCCCGGGCATCTTCTACACCGTGCTCGCGCGAGACCGGGAGCAGCAGCGCGTCAGCCTCCTGGTCCGGCTGTCTCCGGGCGCCGCCTATCCGCCCCACAGTCACGCCGGAGTCGAGGAGCTCTACCTGCTGGATGGCGAGCTCTGGATCGACAACCGAAAGCTCTATCCGGGGGACTACAACCGGGCCGAGGCGGGCACCGCGGATCAGCGGGTATGGAGCGAGACCGGCTGCACCTGCGTGCTCCTCACCTCCAGCCAGGACGTGCTTCGCTAG